GAACCAACGTGAAGTGTGATCTCTATGTGCAGGCCGTCGAGGCGGTGTATGCCTGCGGCCATGAAGGGGAAGGCGTTTCTGCGGCGCTGGCTTTGACCAGCCAACTACTCGGCGCGGTCGGAGCAACGTTCGAGGTGATCGACAAGGCGACGCGTCAGCCGCTCGTGTTCTGTTCGGCCGGCCTGCCGCCGGTCGCCGGAACGCAATATGTCGAAGAATTCGCGGCTCTCTGCCCGCGCCACCCGCCGGTCCTGTCGCAGCAGCCCGGCCAACTGAGCTGGGACTACAAGTTCCTCGATGAAAGCGCGATGGATCGCGATCCCTTTTATTCCGATTTCCTGCCAAAAAACGACTTGCGCTATTTCATTGCCGCCGTGCTCGAACAGACGCCGGAAAGAATCGCTGTCGTGTCCGTGCAACGCTCCCGCCGCCAGGGCCATGTCAGCGACCGCGAGATCGCGCTGATGCAGAAACTCTGCCCGCATTTTCAGAGAGCCTACATGATGAGAGCCCAGCTCACCGCTGTCCCTGCCCGCACCGACGCCCTGGAGGATGCCTTCAACCTCTTGGCCGACGGCGTCGCGTTGCTCAGCCGCGACGGCCGGATCGTCTATGCCAACGAGGCGCTGCGCATGATGGCGGCGAGCGGCGGCGATTTCCGTCTCGACCGCGACACCGTAGCGTTCTCAAGCACCGAGCTGCGCAGCCGTTTCACGGCGGCGCTCGGCGCGGCGCTGCGCGCCGGCGATCCTTCCGCGGCCTTTGCGCTGACCGACTTCGCCGTGCCGCGCCAAGACGGCGCACCGCCCTACACGGTGTCGCTGCGGCCGCTGTCGCGGGCACGGACGGACACGCAGCACAATCCCGATGCGGTGGCGATGCTCCTGATCCACGATCCGCTGCAGCAGAATTCGGCGATCTGCCGCATGCTGCAGGAGCTCTACGGGTTGACCAGGGCCGAAGCCCATCTGGTGCAGGCGCTCGGCACCGGCATGACGGCGGTTGCCTATGCGCGCAGCCGGGGCTTGAGCGTCACCACGGTCTACACCCATCTGCGGCGGACCCGCGAGAAGACCGGCTGGCGCAGCGTCGCCGAGCTGACGCGGCGCTTCTACGAGCT
This genomic interval from Bradyrhizobium sp. NP1 contains the following:
- a CDS encoding PAS domain-containing protein; this encodes MKCDLYVQAVEAVYACGHEGEGVSAALALTSQLLGAVGATFEVIDKATRQPLVFCSAGLPPVAGTQYVEEFAALCPRHPPVLSQQPGQLSWDYKFLDESAMDRDPFYSDFLPKNDLRYFIAAVLEQTPERIAVVSVQRSRRQGHVSDREIALMQKLCPHFQRAYMMRAQLTAVPARTDALEDAFNLLADGVALLSRDGRIVYANEALRMMAASGGDFRLDRDTVAFSSTELRSRFTAALGAALRAGDPSAAFALTDFAVPRQDGAPPYTVSLRPLSRARTDTQHNPDAVAMLLIHDPLQQNSAICRMLQELYGLTRAEAHLVQALGTGMTAVAYARSRGLSVTTVYTHLRRTREKTGWRSVAELTRRFYELNVALRAN